The following nucleotide sequence is from Natronosalvus caseinilyticus.
CTGAAGCCAGCGAGGGACGGACAGGCGTCGTGGGCACGAACCAGTATCGTCCTGCCACCGAGGGACGTGCGAGTGGTCGTGGCCGTCTGTGGGGGTCGTCACAGTGTCTCTTCCCAAACTACCGAGGACCACTGCTTTAAATTGCTGGTCGTCAATCCCGGTTTACCTGCCGTTGACGGGTCTAAACGGACGGTTTCTTGCAGTGGGGCCGCGGCTATATCACGTATCACGACAGCGTTCAGTGGTCCAACGATCATCGGATCCAGACAGTCTGGACTACCGTCCATCCGATTTTAATCGCGGTTCGTGAAAGAGACAGAGAGGATGATTCGCTCGCTCGTCCGACCCCACGTTCGTCGACTGCCGGCGGACCTGACGGGAGTCCTCGCTCTCACGGCCCTGACGAACGTCGTCGTGTTTGCCCCGGTGATACGGGAAACGCCCCTTCGTGTTCCGTTCGGTCTCGTCTTCGTCCTCATCGCTCCAGGATACGCGCTGGTTGCTCTCGTGTTTCCAGAGCGCGGGCCAGTAGACCGGTTCGACGATGCCAACGGCGGGGTTCAGTCGCCGACGACGATTCTCGAACGTCCCCGGTCGTGGTGGGGAACGATCGACGGCCCGGAACGCATCGCGTTTTCAATCGCTTCGAGCGCCATTATCGTCCCGATGATCGGTTTCATCCTAATTACTGTTCAGGGGACGTTCCGATTTGGACCGACGTTCGTCGCCGTCTCGGTCGTTACCGTCGCCCTCACGGCCGGCGCAATCTGGGAACGCCTGGCGCTCTCACCGGCCGATCGGTTTCGAGTTCCATATGACGAGTGGATGGACACTCTTCGCACGTCGGTTTTCGATTCTGATTCTCGCCGCTCAGCGATCCTGAACGTCACCCTGATCTGCACGATACTGCTCGTGATCGCGAGCGTTGGATACGCCGCCACGGCACTTCCACAAGACGACGAGTACTCCACGATATACGTTCTCTCCGAAGACGATGCGGATCCGATACTCGAGATCCCGCCAGGAGAGAGCCAGGAGGTCGTCGTGGGGGTAGACAACCACGAAGAGCGGACTACGACGTACACGGTCGTCGTCGTCGAACAGGAGATGGACGTCTCGGAAAACGAAACCCGCGTCGTCGACCAGCGCGAGCTCGAGCGGTTCGAGGCGACGGTCGATCACGACGAGACGTGGCGTCTCGCTCACGACGTCGAGCCGACTGCGAACGGCGAGGTGCGCATCGTCTGGTTGCTGTACGTCGACGACGCTCCTGCGGAGCCGTCGATCGAGTCCGCAGCGTACCGGGTGCACCTGTGGGTCGAGGAAGGCGAATCGTGAGAAGAGGGCGAACGCGTCGCCCACTTCGATCCCCTACCCGATCCTGTGTTGAAGAACCCGCCGGAGTTCACGCGAGAACGGAACGGGATCGCCAAACCGGAAGACGTCGAAGTGAGGTGCCCGGACGCACGACTCGAGAATCTCTCGCGTCGTGGCCAGAATCGGGGGACGGTCGACGAGTATCGGGTCGTCCCGTCGGAGGCTGAGCAGGTAGTGTACTTCGCCGTAGAGGTAGTGACTCCTGACGCCACGTTCGTACCTCGCGTCGATCGACGATTTCCGGTCGAGCGCCTGCAGCCAGTAGTACGCCGGAAAGTCGGCGCCCGCCCGGACCGCACAGGGGAGCGATTGCCAGAACCGCGGGTTGATCTCGAGCAGTTTGTACTCGCCGGTGGTGGCGTCCTTCGCGTACTCGATGCACGCGATGCCGTGCCAGTCGAGGCTATCCAGTAGCGTACGGCCGACGGCCTCCAGTTTCGGATCGTGTATGGACTCCCGATAGACGCCGCCACCGCCGGTGTACGAGGTTCCGCGAATCTGTCGGTGCTGGAACGTCGCGACCGCCTCGCCCTGGTCGTACAGCGCGCCGAACACGTACTGGTCGTCGTGTCGAACGTACTCCTGGACGATCGGTTCGTGTCGCATGGTGGCGCGAATCGCCGCTTTGTCGGGTTCGTCTCCGGGTTCGACGTAGACCACGTCCTTTTCGACCGCGGACGTATCCGAGGCGAGCGACGGCGTGAGTTCCGCGGTGAGAAGATTGTACCTGGATTTGATGACGAACGCGTCGTCCCATCGGTCGACCTCGTCGAGACATCGCGTTTCGGGAACCGGAACGCCGGCCTCGCGAGCGGCGTCGAAGAGTTTCGTCCGGTCGTTGACGACCTCGAGCGCCCCGGTCGGCGGCGCGATCACCGACGCGTATTGTTCGAACTCGTCCCGGTAGGTCGCGAACACGTACGGATCGGCCGGGCGGAGCGGGAGGATCGCCCGGACGTCCGGTCGAGCGGCGATTCCCTTCAGTGCGTCTTTGTACGCGACGAGGTCGTCGTCGGGGGAACAGATCTGGATCTGTTCGTTACAGAATCGCGATCCGCCAGCAGGGACGTCTTCGTGTTCCGAGGCGACGATCGTGTGGACGCCGCACTCGGCGAGCGAGCGAACGCACGCGTAGCAGGCAGGATTGAATTTTGCGGGGAGAAGGACCGCTTCCCGGCCGGACGCGTCGGTGACCATCGAGACGAACGAGAGGATGCACCAGTATATACGGCGACAACTGTTCGTCTACGTAATTACGTATTTCTGTCGTCTCCGAGGAGCCCGTGGACGGACGTTGCACTCCGCCTCGATGGCGAAGAAGAGGTGCCGTCGACGGGTTCGGTGGCTGGTCTGGTTTCGCCTCAGGAGGTGGTAGACCGCTCTCTCGCTTCGCCGCAAGCTCGTGAGGGCCATCTCTCTCGTTTCGTCGCGGGAGGTGACGGAACCCCTCGAGTGACGGTCGGCATCACAAATACCCTATATTTTTACCCCCTCGCTGGCATCTACAGCGTAGATGCGAATCGCGTTCGTCTCCTTCGAAACCGCCCACCACCGAGAGACGGAGACGAACGAACGCTTTCGGACCGTTCTCGACCTCCTCACCAACCGCGGCCACGAGATCCACGTCTGCTGCGCGCAGTTCTGGCCAGGCGAGGCGTCCACGCTCGAGCGAGACGACGTCGTCTACCACGGCGTCTCGACCGGCCTCGAGGCGCGCCAGTCGTTCCTGCTTCGCCTCCCGTTCGTCCTCCGATCGATCGGCCCGGACGTGATTCACGCTAGTGCCGACCCCGCGGGCCAGGCGCGGGCGGCCAACTGGGGCGCGACGCTGGCTCGAGCCCCGATGGTCCTCGAGTGGTACGGCGCGGGGATCGGCGTCGACGGTGCCGTCGGCATCCCGGACGACCGCGGCCATCGCTACGCGGCCCGGAACGCCGACCGCATCGTCACACCGTCGCGGATGGTCCGGACCTGGGTCAGAGAGCGAGGCGCTTCGGGTGAACGCGTCGACGTCGTCCCGAACCCGATCGACCTCGAGCGGATCGAGGCGACGCCGCCGGGCGACCGGGTCGACGTCGTCTACGCCCGGCGACTCGACGAGGGGGCGAACCTCGAGAGCCTGCTCCTCGGGCTCGCAGAACTCCGGGACCGAAACTGGCACACCCTCGTCCTCGGGGACGGCCCGCAGCGAGGGATGTACGAGCAACTCACGCGGGACCTGCGGATCGACGACCGGGTGACATTCGCCGGGGAAACGAGTCGGAACGAGCGCATCGCGGCCTACCGGAGCGCGCACGTCTTCGCCCAGACCGCCACCGAGTGCGTCTTCCCGACCGAGTTCGCCTGGGCGCTCGGGGCGGGTTGTGTCGGCATCGTCGAGTACCACGCCGACTCCGCGGCTCACGAACTCGTCGAGGGCTGGGAGCGGGGCTTCCGGACCACGAGCGAACAGGAGCTCGCCGACGCCATCCTCGAGGCCGGCGACCTCGAGCACCGGACCTACGACGAGTCGTTCGCGAACCTGGATCGGGGGGCGGTGCTGGAGACGTACCTCGAGACCTATCGGGAGCTCCAGGACGCACGCGGGCTGCTCTAATTGGCTAGTTGGATCGCCTGCCGAGGCTCTTATCCAACTCGATGCCCTGTAGCCGTTAATGAGTGAGCGAGTCGAGGACGTCGACGCGGGGTTCTGGGATGGCGAAGACAGCGCTGCGGCCCGTCAGCGCTGTCGATCGCTGGTGAACGCGATCGATGACGGGATCACGGTCGTCGACGCCAACGGCGAGGTGACGTTCGCGAACGAGCGTGCCGAGGAACTCCTCGAACGGCCTCGCGACGTCCTCGTCTCCGCGGACGATGCCCGCTGGACCCTCGTCGACGAGACTGGCGAACGACTCGAGCCAGGCGAGTCTCCGTTCGACCGCGTTTGCGCTCGACAGACCTCCGTCGCCGATCAGATCGTTGGCCGTCGTCGGCCCTCCGGAGCGTGCACGTGGCTGTCGGTCAACGGCGCGCCACAGTGGAACGAGAACGACGAGTTCGACGGCGCCGTCTTCGTGGTCGAGGACGTCACCGACCAGCGCAACGCGGAGAGCGAAGTCGAGGAGATTCTCGGACGGGTAACCGACGCGTTCTACGCCCTCGACGAGGACTTCCGGTTCACCCACGCCAACGAGCGGGCCGAAGAGTTGCTCCAGGCGACCGAGGACGAACTGCTCGGCGAAGTGCTGTGGGAACTGTACCCGGAGGCGGCCGAAATCGACGACGTGTGGAACGCCTTCCAGGCGGCGATGGAAACCCAGGAACCCCAGGGGTACGAACTCTACTTCGATCCCCTGGAATTCTGGGTCGAAGCGACCATCTACCCCTCCGAGACCGGCGTGTCGGTGTACTTCCGGGACGTCACCGAGCGCAAAGAGCGCGAGCAGTACCTGGAAGCTGCCAAGGCGCAACTCGAGGCGGCGACGGAAGCCGGCGCCGTCGGCACCTGGGAGTGGTACGTCTCCGAGGATTCGTTCGTCACCGGTGCCTCATTCGCTCGAACGTTCGGCGTCGATCCGGAAGCCGCTCGCGAGGGCGTCCCGCTCGACCAGGTGCTGTCGTCGATCCACGAAGACGACCGCGACCGCGTCGCCGCGGAAATCGAGAACGCCGTCGAGCACTGCGAGTCGTACGAGGCGGAGTACCGCGTCTGGGACGCCGACGACGAACTTCGGTGGGTCGTCGCCCGCGGCCACGTCGAGTGCGACGAAGACGGTAACGCCGAGCGGTTCCCCGGCGCACTCACCGACATCACGGAACGCAAGCGAGCCGAACTCGAGGTCGAAAAACAGTCGAGAGAACTCGAGACGCTGTTTCAGGTCCTGCCCGTCGGCGCCGTAGTCGCGAACGCGGACGGATCGCTGCGCAGGGCGAACGACACGGCCAGGGACATCTGGGGTGGCGATGTCTTCGATGCCGAATCCGTCGAGGAGTACGAGAAGTACCCTGCGGTGTGGTCGGACTCGGGCGAACCGGTCGGGCCCGAGGACTGGACGATGTACCAGGTGCTCCAGGGCGAGGAAGTCACGGAGCCGAACATCTACGAGATCGACGCGTTCGACGGCGAGCAGCGAATCATCATGGAACACGGCAAGCCGGTGCGAGACGAGTACGGGAACGTGAGTCGCGCCGTCGTGACGCTCACCGACATCACCGAGCGCCGGGAGTACCAGCGAAAACTCAAGGAGTCGAACGAGCGCCTCGAGCAGTTCGCCTACGCCGCCAGTCACGACCTCCAGGAGCCCCTGCGGATGGTCACGAGCTATCTCCAGTTGCTCGAGAACCGGTACGACGACGCTTTCGACGAGGACGGGCAGGAGTTTCTCGAATTCGCCGTCGACGGCGCCGAACGCATGCGCGAGATGATCGACGGACTCCTCGAGTACTCGCGCGTCGATACGCGCGGCGATCCGTTCGAACCGGTCGACCTGAACGGCGTCCTCGAAGACGTCCGGGAGGATCTCACGGTGCGGATCGAAGAGAGCGACGCCGAGATCGCGACCGACGACCTGCCCCGTGTGAACGGCGACGCCAGCCAGTTGCGACAACTGTTCCAGAATCTCCTGTCGAACGCGATCGAGTACCGGGGTGAGGAGCCACCGCAGATCGACGTCACTGCCGAGCGAACGGGCGAGCACTGGGTGCTTTCGGTTCGCGACGAGGGTGTCGGGATCGATCGGGAGGATGCAGAGCGCATTTTCGAGGTGTTCCAGCGGCTACATACGCACGAAGAACATCCGGGCACCGGTATCGGGCTCGCGCTGTGTGAGCGTATCGTCGAACGCCACGGTGGCGAGATCTGGGTCGAGTCCGAACCCGGCGAGGGCGCGACGTTCTCGTTTACGCTTCCCGTGGCTCGAGCGGAGTGATCGCTCGAGGTGAGCCGGTTTTGCTTTCGTTCCAGTTCGGATTTCGACCCCGATCCCGAAGTTCTCGTCCTCAAAAACCGTCGCTCGAGACACCGTCACCGCGAACCGCCAGCGCCGTCTTCATCGCCGCGACATTCTCCGGGACGTCGTGAACGCGGACGACGTCCGCGCCGCGATCGATCGCGAGGGCCGTCGCCGCGATCGTCGGCTCGAGGCGTTCGCCGTGGGCGCGACCGACGCGCTCGAACATCGACTTGTGCGAGTGGCCGACGAGAACGGGGCAGCCGAAGGTGCGAAACTCCTCGAGTCGGTCCAGGAGTTCGAAGCTCTCCTCGGGCGTCTTCGCGAAGCCGAGTCCGGGATCGATGAGGATTTGGTCGCGCTCGAGGCCGGCCTTCTCCGCCAGCAACACGCGCTCGGTGAGTTGCTCGATGACGTCCTCGACGACGTCGTCGTACTGGACGTCACGATCCGGGACGACCGGCGCGTCGATGCTGTGCATGAGGACGATGGGGGCGTCGTACTCGGCGGCGACGAAGCGCATCTCGGGGTCAGCCAGCCCGGAGACGTCGTTCACGACGTCCGCGCCGGCCTCGAGGGCGGCCTCGGCGACGGCGGCCCGCCGGGTGTCGACCGAGAGCAGGGCGTCGATGCCTTGATCCTCGTTACCGTCCGCGTCTCCGTCCCTGCCCTCGTCCACGTCCCCGCCTGCGGCCAGCCGTTCGATCACGGGCACCACGCGATCGATTTCGTCGTCGACCGAGACGGGGTCGGCGCCGGGACGGGTCGACTCCCCGCCTACGTCGACGATTTCGGCGCCGGCGTCGACCATGCGCTCGGCGCGGGCGAGGGCGTCCTCGAGGGCGTCGTACCGACCGCCGTCGTGGAAGCTGTCGGGGGTGACGTTCAGGATGCCCATGATACACGGATCGGTCTCCCAGGGGTATCCGGACGGCCCGTTTGCAGGGGCGTCCAGCTCGAGAGTCGTCCGGAGATCGCGGGCGATCGACGCCAGGCCGTCCGATCGGTCGGCGAGCGTCGTGGTCAGGCGGTCGAACTGGGCGAGCGTCCCCATCAGGACGGCCTCAATCGGATCGTCCGCGGTTCGGACGCGTGAGAGCGAACACTCCCCACCGACTCGCACGAGTTCCCGTTCGATCGTGGTCGCCCCGTCGCGGGGCAGGGCCATCGTGACGACGCGGTGGACGCCGCTCTCGGTCACGTCGGTGATCGTCGCCGCGTCGACGTCTGCGTGCTCGAGCACGTCACGGGCGTCGCCATGGTCCCGGACCCGTTTCGGGACGGCCGTTCGCGTCCACCGACGACGGGCTTCGGCGATGGCGAACAGCGATCCGGTGACGAGCACACAGTCGTCGGGTTCCGCCGCCTCGAGCGCCGCGTTCAGGGCGTCCGGGACCGCCGATACGGTGTCGATCGATGGGGCGCCGGTGTTTGCGAAGACCCGCGCGAGCACGTCGGCGTCCTCGGCGCGCTCGAGGCTTGGTTCGCAGGCAGTGACCCGGTCAGGAGTCGGCAGCGCCGCGGCCATCTCGCGGTGGTCCTTGTCGTGCATCGCGCCGACGACGAGGTGGAGATCGGCGTATTCGAACGAGGCGAGCGTCTCGGCGAGTCGCTCGCAGGCACCCGGGTTGTGTGCGCCGTCCAGGACGACCAGAGGGTCGGTTCCCATGACCTCGAATCGGCCCGGCCAGTGGGCGTTTCGGAGGCCGCGCTCGAGGTCGCGCGTCGAGACGTCGGCGACCTGCCGGGCCAGCGCGGCGGCGATGCCGGCGTTTTCGGCCTGATGGGCGCCCAGTACCGGGAGGCGGGCGTCGACGGTCCATCCGTCGCCGTCGATCGAGACGGCGGCCTCGGCGTGGTTCGTTCGGCCTCCGTAGCGTACGATGACGTCGGGTCGGTCGGTCGGTTCACCCTCACCCTCGAGAGCGCCGCCTTCGACAGTTCCCACCGTCACCACCTCACCCGCGAC
It contains:
- a CDS encoding DUF1616 domain-containing protein → MIRSLVRPHVRRLPADLTGVLALTALTNVVVFAPVIRETPLRVPFGLVFVLIAPGYALVALVFPERGPVDRFDDANGGVQSPTTILERPRSWWGTIDGPERIAFSIASSAIIVPMIGFILITVQGTFRFGPTFVAVSVVTVALTAGAIWERLALSPADRFRVPYDEWMDTLRTSVFDSDSRRSAILNVTLICTILLVIASVGYAATALPQDDEYSTIYVLSEDDADPILEIPPGESQEVVVGVDNHEERTTTYTVVVVEQEMDVSENETRVVDQRELERFEATVDHDETWRLAHDVEPTANGEVRIVWLLYVDDAPAEPSIESAAYRVHLWVEEGES
- a CDS encoding carboxylate--amine ligase; the protein is MVTDASGREAVLLPAKFNPACYACVRSLAECGVHTIVASEHEDVPAGGSRFCNEQIQICSPDDDLVAYKDALKGIAARPDVRAILPLRPADPYVFATYRDEFEQYASVIAPPTGALEVVNDRTKLFDAAREAGVPVPETRCLDEVDRWDDAFVIKSRYNLLTAELTPSLASDTSAVEKDVVYVEPGDEPDKAAIRATMRHEPIVQEYVRHDDQYVFGALYDQGEAVATFQHRQIRGTSYTGGGGVYRESIHDPKLEAVGRTLLDSLDWHGIACIEYAKDATTGEYKLLEINPRFWQSLPCAVRAGADFPAYYWLQALDRKSSIDARYERGVRSHYLYGEVHYLLSLRRDDPILVDRPPILATTREILESCVRAPHFDVFRFGDPVPFSRELRRVLQHRIG
- a CDS encoding glycosyltransferase family 4 protein; its protein translation is MRIAFVSFETAHHRETETNERFRTVLDLLTNRGHEIHVCCAQFWPGEASTLERDDVVYHGVSTGLEARQSFLLRLPFVLRSIGPDVIHASADPAGQARAANWGATLARAPMVLEWYGAGIGVDGAVGIPDDRGHRYAARNADRIVTPSRMVRTWVRERGASGERVDVVPNPIDLERIEATPPGDRVDVVYARRLDEGANLESLLLGLAELRDRNWHTLVLGDGPQRGMYEQLTRDLRIDDRVTFAGETSRNERIAAYRSAHVFAQTATECVFPTEFAWALGAGCVGIVEYHADSAAHELVEGWERGFRTTSEQELADAILEAGDLEHRTYDESFANLDRGAVLETYLETYRELQDARGLL
- a CDS encoding PAS domain-containing sensor histidine kinase, producing the protein MSERVEDVDAGFWDGEDSAAARQRCRSLVNAIDDGITVVDANGEVTFANERAEELLERPRDVLVSADDARWTLVDETGERLEPGESPFDRVCARQTSVADQIVGRRRPSGACTWLSVNGAPQWNENDEFDGAVFVVEDVTDQRNAESEVEEILGRVTDAFYALDEDFRFTHANERAEELLQATEDELLGEVLWELYPEAAEIDDVWNAFQAAMETQEPQGYELYFDPLEFWVEATIYPSETGVSVYFRDVTERKEREQYLEAAKAQLEAATEAGAVGTWEWYVSEDSFVTGASFARTFGVDPEAAREGVPLDQVLSSIHEDDRDRVAAEIENAVEHCESYEAEYRVWDADDELRWVVARGHVECDEDGNAERFPGALTDITERKRAELEVEKQSRELETLFQVLPVGAVVANADGSLRRANDTARDIWGGDVFDAESVEEYEKYPAVWSDSGEPVGPEDWTMYQVLQGEEVTEPNIYEIDAFDGEQRIIMEHGKPVRDEYGNVSRAVVTLTDITERREYQRKLKESNERLEQFAYAASHDLQEPLRMVTSYLQLLENRYDDAFDEDGQEFLEFAVDGAERMREMIDGLLEYSRVDTRGDPFEPVDLNGVLEDVREDLTVRIEESDAEIATDDLPRVNGDASQLRQLFQNLLSNAIEYRGEEPPQIDVTAERTGEHWVLSVRDEGVGIDREDAERIFEVFQRLHTHEEHPGTGIGLALCERIVERHGGEIWVESEPGEGATFSFTLPVARAE
- the folP gene encoding dihydropteroate synthase, which encodes MEYHEAADLLVGLRRFRPSPGTESTRAFLEHLGDPHEDVSFVQVAGSNGKGSTARMLESILREAGLTVGLFTSPHLEDLRERVRVDGRKIPKAAVREFGERTGEYLTAQAAEGASPTFFEAMTTLACWHFGRNDVDVAVLEVGIGGRYDATSVVDPVASAVTSVSLEHTGIIGDTIEEIAADKAQVAPADAPLVTAATGTALETVRSVAGEVVTVGTVEGGALEGEGEPTDRPDVIVRYGGRTNHAEAAVSIDGDGWTVDARLPVLGAHQAENAGIAAALARQVADVSTRDLERGLRNAHWPGRFEVMGTDPLVVLDGAHNPGACERLAETLASFEYADLHLVVGAMHDKDHREMAAALPTPDRVTACEPSLERAEDADVLARVFANTGAPSIDTVSAVPDALNAALEAAEPDDCVLVTGSLFAIAEARRRWTRTAVPKRVRDHGDARDVLEHADVDAATITDVTESGVHRVVTMALPRDGATTIERELVRVGGECSLSRVRTADDPIEAVLMGTLAQFDRLTTTLADRSDGLASIARDLRTTLELDAPANGPSGYPWETDPCIMGILNVTPDSFHDGGRYDALEDALARAERMVDAGAEIVDVGGESTRPGADPVSVDDEIDRVVPVIERLAAGGDVDEGRDGDADGNEDQGIDALLSVDTRRAAVAEAALEAGADVVNDVSGLADPEMRFVAAEYDAPIVLMHSIDAPVVPDRDVQYDDVVEDVIEQLTERVLLAEKAGLERDQILIDPGLGFAKTPEESFELLDRLEEFRTFGCPVLVGHSHKSMFERVGRAHGERLEPTIAATALAIDRGADVVRVHDVPENVAAMKTALAVRGDGVSSDGF